From Calothrix sp. PCC 6303, a single genomic window includes:
- a CDS encoding DEAD/DEAH box helicase, which translates to MNPSFQELGLSPERVEHLEKLGFTEPTNIQAQAIPHLLNGRDIVGQSQTGTGKTAAFSLPIIEQLDVSQRVVQALVLAPTRELAMQVHDAVANFVGNSGLRTLAIYGGQSIDRQMMQLKRGVHIVVGTPGRVIDLLERGCLKLDSVRWFVLDEADEMLSMGFIDDVERILSKAPEERNTALFSATMPPSIRQLVNKFLRNPVTVTVQQPKAAPTKINQVAYVVPRHWTKAKALQPILEMEDPESALIFVRTRRTAAELTNQLQSAGHSVDEYHGDLSQQARERLLTRFRNRQVRWVVATDIAARGLDVDQLSCVINFDLPDSPETYVHRIGRTGRAGAEGTAISLVQPFERRKQQAFERHVRQAWQIQTIPSRAQIEARHIEKLQEQVREALTGERLASFLPIVRELSEQYDAQAIAAAALQLAYDQTRPSWLQNELDVPEEDMSGNPKPRLRGDGGGSDRGDRGDRGDRGGRRRDHSGDRSRRSWGSSERSSSDAEKGSAKPKLRGGGTSRRESSATPAKKFGSASTKE; encoded by the coding sequence ATGAATCCTTCCTTTCAAGAATTAGGACTATCACCAGAACGCGTTGAACATTTAGAAAAACTTGGTTTTACCGAACCAACCAATATTCAAGCACAAGCAATTCCCCACCTATTGAACGGACGGGACATTGTTGGTCAATCACAAACAGGAACAGGCAAAACCGCAGCCTTCTCATTACCCATCATTGAACAATTAGATGTTTCACAGCGAGTTGTTCAAGCTTTAGTTTTGGCACCCACCCGTGAATTAGCAATGCAAGTTCATGATGCTGTTGCTAACTTCGTTGGTAATTCGGGGTTACGTACCCTCGCAATCTACGGTGGACAATCAATTGACCGCCAAATGATGCAACTCAAGCGTGGTGTTCACATCGTTGTGGGAACACCAGGACGGGTAATTGATTTACTCGAACGGGGTTGTCTCAAACTGGACTCAGTACGCTGGTTTGTTTTAGATGAAGCCGACGAAATGTTGAGCATGGGCTTTATCGATGACGTGGAAAGAATTCTATCCAAGGCACCCGAAGAACGAAACACAGCCTTGTTCTCGGCAACAATGCCTCCATCAATTCGCCAGTTGGTGAATAAATTCCTACGGAATCCGGTAACTGTCACCGTTCAACAACCCAAAGCTGCACCCACCAAAATTAACCAAGTTGCATATGTGGTTCCCCGTCATTGGACAAAAGCAAAGGCGTTGCAACCTATTTTGGAAATGGAAGATCCAGAATCAGCATTGATCTTTGTTCGTACCCGTCGTACCGCTGCCGAACTCACCAACCAGCTGCAATCAGCAGGACATAGTGTTGATGAATACCACGGTGATTTATCACAGCAAGCGAGAGAACGCTTACTAACACGTTTCCGCAACCGCCAAGTTCGCTGGGTGGTAGCAACTGATATCGCGGCACGGGGTTTAGATGTGGATCAACTGTCCTGTGTAATTAACTTTGATTTACCAGATAGCCCCGAAACCTATGTTCACCGAATTGGTAGAACAGGTCGTGCAGGTGCTGAAGGTACCGCAATTTCTTTAGTGCAGCCATTTGAGCGCCGCAAACAGCAAGCATTTGAACGTCACGTTCGTCAAGCTTGGCAAATCCAAACGATTCCCAGCAGAGCGCAAATTGAAGCTCGTCACATTGAGAAGCTACAGGAACAGGTGCGTGAAGCCCTCACTGGTGAGCGTTTAGCGTCATTTTTACCCATTGTCCGCGAGTTAAGTGAGCAATATGACGCGCAAGCGATCGCAGCTGCGGCTCTGCAACTAGCTTACGATCAAACCCGCCCATCTTGGCTGCAAAATGAGCTTGATGTTCCGGAAGAAGATATGTCCGGCAACCCCAAACCCAGACTTCGCGGTGATGGTGGTGGCAGCGATCGCGGTGATCGTGGAGACCGTGGAGACCGTGGTGGTCGCCGTCGGGATCATTCAGGCGATCGCTCTCGCCGCTCTTGGGGTAGTTCTGAGCGCAGTAGCAGCGATGCTGAAAAAGGCTCTGCCAAACCCAAACTTCGCGGTGGTGGCACTTCTAGACGTGAGTCTTCTGCAACCCCAGCCAAGAAATTTGGTTCTGCTAGCACCAAGGAATAA
- the rimO gene encoding 30S ribosomal protein S12 methylthiotransferase RimO translates to MGDKPTIAISHLGCEKNRIDTEHMLGLLVEAGYGVDSNEELADYVIVNTCSFIEAARTESVRTLVELAEANKKIVITGCMAQHFQEQLLDELPEAVAVVGTGDYHKIVDVIERAESGERVKEISFEPTYIADETTPRYRTTTEGVAYLRVAEGCDYRCAFCIIPHLRGNQRSRTIESIVAEAQQLVNQGVQEIILISQITTNYGLDIYGKPQLAELLRALGKVDIPWIRMHYAYPTGLTPDVIAAIKDTPNVLPYLDLPLQHSHPDVLRAMNRPFQGRVNDSIIERIKDALPSAVLRTTLIVGFPGETEEHFQHLLEFVERHEFDHVGVFTFSAEEGTPAKDLPNQIAQEVMDRRRDAIMALQQPISLRKNQQQTGKVVDVLIEQENPATGELIGRSGRFSPEVDGLVYVRGAAKLGTIVPVMIESADTYDLYGHILN, encoded by the coding sequence ATGGGTGACAAGCCAACAATTGCCATTTCTCACCTGGGCTGCGAGAAAAACCGAATCGACACCGAGCATATGCTAGGGTTACTAGTAGAAGCAGGTTATGGTGTAGATAGCAACGAAGAATTAGCAGATTATGTAATTGTTAATACCTGTAGTTTTATTGAAGCTGCTCGCACTGAATCAGTCCGGACATTGGTAGAACTGGCGGAAGCCAATAAGAAAATCGTGATCACTGGTTGTATGGCGCAACACTTCCAAGAGCAATTATTGGATGAGTTGCCGGAAGCTGTGGCAGTAGTAGGGACAGGAGACTACCACAAAATAGTAGACGTGATTGAGCGTGCAGAATCCGGTGAACGAGTTAAGGAGATTAGCTTCGAGCCGACATATATCGCTGATGAGACAACCCCGCGTTATCGAACAACAACCGAAGGCGTTGCTTACTTACGCGTGGCAGAAGGATGTGATTATCGGTGTGCATTTTGTATAATTCCCCATCTTCGGGGAAATCAGCGATCGCGTACTATTGAATCTATCGTTGCCGAAGCTCAACAGCTAGTCAACCAAGGTGTGCAAGAAATCATCCTGATTTCCCAAATTACCACCAACTACGGTTTAGATATCTACGGCAAACCACAACTTGCCGAATTACTCCGTGCTTTGGGTAAAGTGGATATTCCATGGATTCGGATGCATTATGCATACCCCACAGGACTCACACCTGATGTGATTGCTGCCATCAAAGACACACCTAACGTTCTGCCCTATTTAGACCTGCCCCTACAGCATTCCCACCCCGATGTTCTCCGTGCCATGAACCGCCCTTTCCAAGGACGGGTAAACGATTCAATTATTGAACGTATCAAAGACGCACTACCAAGTGCAGTATTACGAACAACATTAATCGTTGGTTTTCCCGGTGAAACAGAAGAGCATTTTCAACATCTGTTGGAATTTGTTGAGCGACATGAATTTGATCACGTTGGTGTATTTACTTTCTCAGCAGAAGAGGGAACCCCAGCTAAAGATCTACCCAACCAAATCGCTCAAGAAGTCATGGATCGCAGAAGGGATGCAATCATGGCACTACAACAGCCAATTTCGCTGCGAAAAAATCAACAGCAAACTGGTAAAGTAGTCGATGTCTTAATCGAGCAGGAAAATCCCGCAACAGGTGAATTAATTGGTCGTTCCGGCAGATTTTCCCCCGAAGTTGACGGATTAGTCTATGTTCGTGGTGCAGCCAAACTGGGAACCATTGTGCCAGTAATGATTGAAAGTGCTGACACCTATGATCTTTACGGTCATATTCTCAATTAA
- the btpA gene encoding photosystem I biogenesis protein BtpA produces MDLYQLFKTRTPIIGVVHLLPLPTSPRWGGSLKAVIDRAEQEALALASGGVDGLMVENFFDAPFTKSQVDPVVVSAMTVVVQRIQNLVSLPIGLNVLRNDGRSGLAIASCIKAQFIRVNVLTGVMATDQGLIEGDAHQLLRYRRELGSDVKIFADVLVKHARPLSSPNLTVAVKDTIERGLADAVILSGWATGTPPNLEDLELATQAANGTPVFIGSGASWENIATLMQAADGAIVSSSLKRQGRIEQPIDPNRVSQFMEAVRQGWNLKTDEQKSPSSVKLHS; encoded by the coding sequence GTGGACTTATATCAGTTATTTAAAACCAGAACTCCAATTATTGGTGTAGTTCATCTTTTACCATTACCAACATCGCCTAGATGGGGAGGTAGCTTGAAAGCAGTTATTGACCGTGCTGAACAAGAAGCTTTAGCCCTGGCAAGTGGTGGCGTGGATGGTCTGATGGTGGAAAATTTTTTTGATGCACCATTTACGAAAAGTCAAGTCGATCCAGTTGTGGTGAGTGCTATGACTGTCGTGGTGCAGAGAATTCAGAATCTGGTTTCTTTACCAATTGGTTTGAATGTACTGCGGAATGATGGCAGAAGTGGTTTAGCGATCGCATCTTGCATCAAAGCCCAGTTTATCCGTGTCAATGTCCTCACCGGAGTCATGGCAACAGACCAGGGACTAATTGAAGGTGATGCACATCAATTATTACGCTATCGTCGAGAATTGGGTAGTGATGTCAAAATTTTTGCCGATGTTCTTGTCAAACATGCACGCCCTTTGAGTTCACCAAATTTAACTGTGGCAGTTAAAGACACTATCGAAAGGGGACTAGCCGATGCCGTAATTTTATCTGGTTGGGCAACAGGTACCCCCCCAAACCTGGAAGACTTGGAACTAGCTACTCAAGCTGCTAACGGTACCCCCGTATTTATCGGTAGTGGAGCCAGTTGGGAAAATATTGCTACACTAATGCAGGCTGCCGATGGTGCCATAGTTTCCAGTTCTCTTAAACGTCAAGGACGGATTGAGCAACCAATTGATCCTAACCGCGTCAGCCAATTTATGGAAGCTGTGCGCCAAGGTTGGAATCTTAAAACTGATGAACAAAAATCACCGTCATCAGTTAAGCTACATTCGTAA
- a CDS encoding vitamin K epoxide reductase family protein produces MNRRRSIPWIYRWSRIIIAVIAALGALTTGYLTYTKLTGGKAACTADATNAGCNDVLASAWGTVFGQPLALFGFLAYTSMLVLALLPLVIKPEQNKEQRKKLENITWLLLLVGSIAMTVFSGYLMYVLATQLKVVCPYCIASALFSLSMLVLTLVGRRWEDVGQIIFTAFIVGVVTLVGTLGVYAGVGNEANNPNPGSSKAADAALIIKPSGEIIFDQFKAEKPNPLFGWEVTTTSGEAEIALANHIVKTGAKQYTAFWCHHCHEQKLIFGKEAAEILTENDIKVECAANSPKGKPEDCKAAKIEGFPTWVINGKQYSGVQNLDQLAKITGYTGPSNFKYFKAKA; encoded by the coding sequence ATGAATCGTCGTCGTTCTATCCCTTGGATTTACCGCTGGTCACGGATAATTATCGCCGTGATTGCCGCCTTAGGTGCTTTGACTACAGGTTATCTTACCTACACTAAACTCACAGGAGGTAAGGCTGCTTGTACCGCTGATGCAACTAATGCAGGCTGTAATGACGTTCTTGCCAGTGCTTGGGGAACAGTGTTTGGTCAACCCCTGGCTTTGTTCGGTTTTTTGGCATACACTAGTATGCTGGTACTTGCCTTGCTTCCTTTAGTAATTAAACCAGAACAAAACAAAGAGCAGCGCAAAAAACTTGAAAATATAACCTGGCTACTACTATTGGTTGGTAGTATCGCCATGACTGTATTTAGCGGTTACTTAATGTATGTACTGGCAACTCAACTCAAAGTAGTATGCCCTTACTGTATCGCCTCAGCTTTATTCTCACTTAGTATGCTGGTGCTGACTTTGGTTGGTAGGAGATGGGAAGATGTGGGACAAATTATTTTTACTGCCTTTATCGTTGGTGTAGTCACTTTAGTTGGAACTTTAGGTGTTTACGCTGGTGTGGGGAACGAGGCAAACAATCCAAATCCCGGTTCCTCAAAAGCTGCTGATGCAGCTTTGATAATTAAACCATCTGGAGAAATCATTTTTGATCAATTTAAGGCTGAGAAACCAAACCCCCTATTTGGCTGGGAAGTAACAACTACATCGGGTGAAGCTGAAATCGCACTAGCCAATCATATTGTTAAGACTGGGGCAAAACAGTATACGGCTTTTTGGTGCCATCATTGCCATGAGCAAAAACTAATATTTGGAAAAGAAGCTGCTGAAATTCTAACTGAGAATGACATTAAGGTAGAATGTGCCGCCAACAGCCCCAAAGGCAAACCCGAAGATTGTAAAGCTGCAAAAATAGAGGGTTTTCCTACGTGGGTAATTAATGGTAAGCAATATAGTGGTGTACAAAACTTGGATCAACTTGCCAAGATTACTGGGTACACTGGTCCGAGTAACTTCAAATATTTTAAAGCGAAAGCTTAA
- a CDS encoding CHASE2 domain-containing protein: protein MSKQQSKYVKRLLLTWERGLIRGKREWITALSVAGIVLVVRSLGLLQVSEFAVLDQFFQLRPLEMPEERITIVAIDEVSIRQIGAWPISDAQLAQLLNKLKKYQPSAIGLDIYRDLITQPGYEELIDVFKSTPNLVGIEFLSSNDARQVQAPPHLSKNQVGFNNLLSDPDGKVRRSLLYYSDSQTRQSYQSFALKLAKLYLKAKGVPVKDPSRKSNFLQLGKKVFHRFQPYDGGYIGADHEGYQIISNFPKPRCETCEEKENAWGFRKVTLRDVLNDKVPESWISDRIVLIGSDASSLPDSILVPYSSQIVGNAQSITGVELQAYFISELLQAADGRPLLRVWSNGIEWLWIVVCGYLGAVTRWRIKRTSYSFLAVSLICFLLLGGAFVVFLDGWWIPVTPALLSLFGSAIAITYQVAHIQEESKRSKEFLHEVINTIADPVFVKNEQRQWIVLNDAYSQLVGHSKAKLLEKSDYDFFPKYQADIFRSQDDLVFQTQQSYEHEEEFTNSQGNMYLISTKRSLHKDAAGNLYLVGVIRDITEHKLKEEELKRAAAELHRSNAELKEQEDRLRYLAYHDPLTALPNRKFFEEQLQESLKWSQENNLLLGLLFIDLDGFKQVNDTLGHEMGDRLLITISKRLSHCLRGSDTVSRLGGDEFTVILPAIPKVEIVAKVAEKILLSIGEPIILNGEKAAVSASIGISIYPFNSQDSEILIKQADAAMYRAKHFGKSRYEFA, encoded by the coding sequence ATGAGCAAACAGCAGAGTAAGTATGTAAAGAGATTATTGTTAACTTGGGAACGGGGGTTAATTCGCGGAAAAAGGGAATGGATAACTGCTTTGAGCGTAGCAGGCATTGTTTTGGTTGTGCGATCGCTTGGTCTGCTGCAAGTCTCAGAATTCGCTGTTTTGGATCAATTTTTCCAATTACGTCCTTTGGAAATGCCCGAAGAAAGGATCACAATTGTTGCCATTGATGAGGTTTCGATTCGCCAAATTGGCGCTTGGCCAATCTCTGATGCTCAACTTGCCCAGTTGTTAAATAAATTAAAGAAATACCAACCCAGTGCTATTGGCTTAGATATTTATCGAGATTTAATTACACAGCCAGGTTATGAAGAACTGATCGATGTGTTTAAATCTACACCCAATTTAGTGGGAATTGAGTTCCTCTCATCAAATGATGCTAGACAGGTACAAGCACCACCCCATCTGAGTAAAAATCAAGTGGGATTTAATAATTTATTAAGTGATCCTGATGGTAAAGTTCGTCGGAGTCTCTTATATTATTCCGATTCTCAAACAAGGCAAAGTTATCAGAGCTTCGCTTTAAAGCTGGCAAAATTATATTTAAAAGCTAAAGGTGTCCCGGTTAAAGATCCAAGCCGAAAATCAAATTTTTTGCAGTTAGGAAAAAAGGTATTTCATCGTTTTCAGCCCTATGATGGGGGTTACATTGGGGCAGATCATGAAGGGTATCAAATTATCTCTAATTTTCCTAAACCCAGGTGTGAAACTTGCGAAGAAAAAGAAAATGCTTGGGGTTTTCGCAAGGTAACTTTACGGGATGTTTTAAATGATAAAGTCCCGGAGAGTTGGATTAGCGATCGCATTGTTTTAATTGGCTCTGATGCATCAAGCCTTCCTGATTCTATTTTAGTTCCTTATTCTAGCCAGATTGTGGGTAATGCACAGTCAATTACGGGCGTGGAATTACAAGCTTATTTTATTAGTGAACTATTGCAGGCGGCTGATGGTAGACCTTTGCTACGTGTCTGGTCTAATGGTATAGAGTGGTTGTGGATTGTTGTTTGTGGATACTTAGGTGCAGTAACACGATGGCGAATCAAAAGGACTAGTTATAGTTTTTTGGCAGTATCACTGATTTGTTTTTTACTTTTGGGTGGCGCTTTTGTGGTTTTCTTAGATGGTTGGTGGATTCCAGTCACTCCTGCTTTATTGAGTTTATTTGGTTCAGCTATTGCAATTACTTATCAAGTTGCTCATATTCAGGAAGAATCGAAGCGGTCGAAGGAATTTTTACATGAGGTAATCAATACTATTGCTGACCCAGTTTTTGTCAAAAATGAGCAGCGTCAGTGGATTGTTTTAAATGATGCTTATTCTCAATTGGTTGGTCATTCTAAGGCTAAATTGTTAGAAAAGTCAGATTATGATTTTTTCCCGAAGTATCAAGCAGATATCTTCCGCTCACAAGATGATTTAGTTTTTCAAACTCAGCAATCCTATGAGCATGAAGAGGAATTTACTAATTCTCAAGGTAATATGTACCTGATTTCCACTAAGCGATCGCTTCACAAAGATGCTGCTGGTAATTTGTATCTGGTGGGTGTGATTCGTGATATCACCGAACATAAGCTGAAGGAAGAAGAACTTAAACGAGCGGCAGCAGAGTTACACCGCTCTAATGCTGAATTAAAAGAGCAGGAAGATCGTTTACGCTATTTAGCTTATCATGACCCCTTAACAGCACTTCCAAACCGGAAATTTTTTGAGGAACAACTACAGGAGTCTCTCAAGTGGTCACAGGAAAATAATTTATTACTGGGATTGCTGTTTATTGATCTTGATGGCTTTAAACAGGTGAATGATACCCTAGGGCATGAAATGGGCGATCGCCTATTAATTACTATTTCTAAAAGACTTAGCCATTGTCTACGTGGTAGTGATACTGTTTCGCGTCTAGGTGGAGATGAATTCACCGTAATCTTACCAGCTATTCCCAAAGTCGAAATTGTAGCTAAGGTGGCTGAAAAAATTCTTCTCAGCATTGGAGAACCGATTATTCTGAATGGTGAAAAAGCCGCCGTTTCTGCAAGTATTGGTATAAGCATATATCCCTTTAATAGTCAAGATAGCGAAATATTGATTAAGCAAGCAGACGCGGCAATGTACCGTGCCAAACATTTCGGGAAAAGTCGATACGAGTTTGCTTAA
- the nadB gene encoding L-aspartate oxidase: protein MHPHTSSLPAFDILVVGAGAAGLYTALCLPKSLRVGLITKETIALSASDWAQGGIAAAISKEDSPQLHVEDTLQAGAGLCDRAVVEFLAEHAPSSIEALVNLGVAFDREGKNLALTLEAAHSRHRVLHAADTTGREVTTTLTNQVLKRENIQVIQQALALSLWLDPDTQSHTQHCRGVSLFYQGRIIWLQANAVVLATGGGGQVFAQTTNPAVSTGDGVAMAWRAGAILRDLEFVQFHPTALTKPGADRFLISEAVRGEGAHLVDDKGVRFAFDYHPAGELAPRDIVSRAIYSHLQKNAADLATAHVWLDMRPIPPEKIRHRFPNIVKVCKYWGVDVFNEPIPVAPAAHYWMGGVVTDLENRTNIPGLYAVGETTSTGVHGANRLASNSLLECIVFGAQMGKFEDKLDLSRVLEPLNNQEFQPLEADWIAQQQLIDTIRKNIPRLVWENAGICREQGLLESAIALLESWHQEFVALPISKFIFSLEPTTTADINIGDVEKQLRLWSETYNLLDVAHLILKSAAFRTESRGGHYRLDYPTQSSEWQVHTLIQQNKFWKSQNQS, encoded by the coding sequence TTGCATCCCCACACCTCTTCACTTCCAGCCTTTGATATTTTAGTAGTTGGCGCTGGTGCTGCTGGACTCTATACAGCCCTTTGTCTACCAAAAAGCCTGCGCGTTGGCTTAATTACCAAAGAAACTATAGCCCTAAGTGCCAGTGATTGGGCGCAAGGAGGTATTGCTGCGGCTATCTCCAAAGAAGATTCTCCCCAATTACACGTTGAAGACACATTACAAGCTGGCGCTGGTTTATGCGATCGCGCAGTGGTAGAATTCCTTGCAGAACATGCCCCCAGTAGTATTGAAGCCCTAGTAAATCTCGGTGTAGCCTTCGATAGAGAAGGTAAAAATCTCGCCCTCACCCTAGAAGCTGCACATTCCCGTCACCGTGTACTTCACGCAGCAGACACCACCGGGAGGGAAGTCACCACCACCCTCACAAATCAAGTTCTCAAACGAGAAAATATCCAAGTTATTCAACAAGCCTTAGCTTTATCCTTGTGGTTAGATCCTGACACCCAATCCCATACCCAACATTGTCGCGGTGTGAGCCTATTCTACCAAGGTCGGATTATTTGGTTGCAAGCAAACGCCGTAGTCTTAGCAACAGGTGGAGGTGGACAAGTTTTTGCCCAAACCACCAACCCCGCAGTCAGCACTGGAGATGGAGTTGCCATGGCTTGGCGGGCTGGGGCAATTTTGCGGGACTTAGAATTTGTCCAATTCCATCCCACAGCCCTCACCAAACCCGGTGCAGATAGATTTTTAATCAGCGAGGCAGTACGGGGTGAAGGTGCCCATCTCGTGGATGATAAAGGGGTTAGATTTGCCTTTGATTACCACCCAGCCGGGGAATTAGCCCCCCGCGATATCGTTAGCCGTGCCATCTACAGCCACCTCCAAAAAAACGCCGCAGATTTAGCTACAGCACATGTCTGGCTAGATATGCGCCCAATTCCCCCAGAAAAGATCCGCCACCGATTTCCCAATATTGTCAAAGTTTGCAAATATTGGGGTGTGGATGTTTTCAACGAACCAATTCCCGTCGCTCCAGCCGCACACTATTGGATGGGTGGTGTAGTTACCGACTTAGAAAACCGCACCAATATTCCCGGCTTATATGCTGTAGGGGAAACCACTAGTACCGGAGTTCACGGTGCAAATCGCCTTGCCAGTAATTCTCTGTTGGAATGTATTGTTTTTGGCGCTCAAATGGGTAAATTTGAGGATAAGCTTGATCTATCAAGGGTGCTAGAACCTCTAAACAACCAAGAATTTCAACCTTTAGAAGCTGATTGGATAGCCCAACAACAATTAATTGATACCATCCGCAAAAATATCCCTCGTCTGGTTTGGGAAAATGCAGGCATCTGTCGGGAACAGGGTTTGTTAGAAAGTGCGATCGCGTTGCTAGAATCTTGGCATCAAGAATTTGTAGCTTTACCCATCAGCAAGTTTATATTCTCACTAGAGCCGACAACAACAGCAGATATTAATATTGGCGACGTTGAAAAACAATTGCGTTTGTGGTCAGAAACCTATAACCTACTAGATGTTGCCCACCTAATTCTCAAAAGTGCAGCTTTTAGAACAGAAAGCCGTGGTGGACACTATCGCCTCGATTACCCCACACAATCTTCTGAGTGGCAAGTTCATACACTTATTCAACAAAATAAGTTTTGGAAATCACAGAATCAATCTTAA